gatttgacgatagcccatactcaaatcaaagattggataagataatagatccagcaactgatcacagggaccaatcgatgaagatatcacctttcttcaacacacactacacaagaatatccctttggaacgaactaagttaggcaagcttttatcttccaactctccaagttgctgttcagcttaaccatctagctcaggggtatccaacacagactctcggagaaggggtggtttacaaggataaaccaacttgattacgagctcaacatagcggtcgggtgacgacccggtgatacttccgagaagataatcggaaaatcacaaccaccgatatgctattaagctcaggaacaatcttgcttttcagggcaagacgatatgatcaacagagcgagggattggcacaatcctaactcattgatcgaagggtgcatcggaaagatggacaaggtagcacgatcaatcttagaatggtgattcaagaaccaacacgctaagaatgaaattattgcccttttactaccaagcaacgagggtcctaggagtattgatttcacacatcacgattcacttgtcggtattccggttgcatcaacacgagggccgaggaatgactaatgatggtgagaagtatcactacgtcaaaattcatgagagttggtgcagttctcatgacaattctgacataaagggggtaatactccaaggtagaacagaaccaaaagctggattggcatttgatctgcggaatacaactgatttgacccaatcctagatatggatgaggtactggagtttgtttctccaagtcattcaggacagaatggcttgacggaccacaagagtaataggcatcgataacgaatgcatgcatactcttgactatcaattgatagacaagggtcagaaaacaactaaagagggtcaattcaaaggaacatataactttctgagttgtggatgcataaattagtatgtcgaaccaagttcaacataattcttccggataatccatgcagcaaggtagaactggcagagtcacgatttatgaatggagaactcctcaagaataatcctgttgtgatatttcagttcaacgaggaacttctaccataagtagttcatggtatttggaagaagaagataccacggacttcaaggactatcacaaaggttactaatatcctaaaggcgctagcaattactatcaacatgaagtaggtagagtgaatctcgggttcaagaaccctggaatggaatacctactaactaagtggcatcaagggatgctttcgagaatgatggccagaatcatcacactgggaacacaaatcatggctaaattactagatgatcccctaagacacctagggtcataataatatctccaacatatatgtcaaggtaacggagtacctcaactcactgattagtgtggttaatctggcccatgggaacattgaaacgggaagaaaggatttgcaaatgcatcagactacttagaaacctgggatgactcggacagcataacggctgtaaatgctcagaaaggatttgagacattcacaaaaatggtggcataaccactcggaagcacgatatcaaggtttcgagatcaacaattaacatacagaagtagtagagactgaactcaagcttaaatccaacaatcttataagtctacggattagtaacacgtgatccagatagaaagaagagaaagcctagttcttaatccccgtagaagagaagatgatgactcagatcagaaggccatgaggtataaggagtaaaaagagccttacgttccatcccacaatcaattcccttatataactaaagaatttctagactcaacttcgaccagtttggcttggtaatcctacaggcagtcaagctctgataccaacgctgtcaggaccccgactcgatgtcacatcgatctagccggtaacacctcatatcactttgcggcctcacgcatggtatccccacgggtgtcgccttacctttgcccgggaccgtttgcgccttttgactcacgtatatgatagtgtcgctagcatccatatgataaggagcccgggctgacatgactagtcgtaaacccaaagtggcacagacttacagggacaggcatccatgacccagcatcgaacgtgtcggtcatcagcgagtgaatccaggctgtagcactgggctagcaggactccggtgaaccgggctgtagcaggctaacaggactccggtattcatcgcgtgacatttccccgaagggacagacacaggaacaaagaaggacacatgccggccagcctaagtgttccggagcagtagcaagctaccatggctcggtggaaacactaggagacatttcccggtaagagaggctactaaggataaacaactagatggccagatcccacacataccaagcatttcaataacatacacacaatatgctcgatatgtgcaaatacaacatggcatcacaacatgactctacgactcaagtaattattcaataggctccgaggagcgagacattacaaacatgggtctcatgacccaacaatcagagcatacaagtcaaaacacaagcggaagctatcatgtctgagtacagacatctataaatgaaaaaggctgagaagcctgactatctatcagatcttgccgagggcacaagatcgtagctgaggtaacaagctaaacgtcgaagtccaagcggaactactagtgagactgaagtctctctgcaaaaacataaaataggcaaacgtgagtacaaatgtacccagcaagacttacatcagatctatctacatatgcatcattatcaacaaggggttggtggagtttaactgcagcaagccagctttgactcggtggctatcctgaactacgactgcaagtaactcttttgaggtggcgcacacgagtccacatattcaccatatcaatacaccactatggatccgctcccgtctccctacgagaacgccatccatagcactcacgcttatcttgcgtattttagagtatccactttcacttgtctatgaactatgcaatggggtccaagtttccatatccgaggaatccggctattcgaatagatgatgttaaccctgcaggggtgtacttcttcacacacgctttcgccacttatcgccctgtacacgtcatgtacctcggcaaccttcaagcggaagccgggcgagggagtcggccacgacctgactaaccgaacaagtctctagtccaggtttatcgcctattcgggttccatccgcaaggagatccggccggggtgtcgcttacggccccaaacgatgtgtgcagggttcccaagcccaccaaccgggtgccacttggtacaccgggccactgtgcctagtctgtcccaagcccacctgtaccgggtgccacttggtagactactaacactacctacaaacaccagaaactagttgcaactcctggacagagatcatgttgattaataagtcgagagagcttggagcgcccggagcccaatgtgtggtagtaactgatcatggatcacaaacacagaactcagttcctgaggacggctgcaatgagacaacccaccatgtactcctacatggcctctcaccgctacctttaccaaatcgtgttcacacacttagctcacacacagtaggacatgttcacacgcctctgattcatccccgatgaatcagacctgactcaactctaagcagtagcaggcatgacaaacaagcatgaatgagtaggcacatcagggctcaaacaactcctactcatgctagtgggtttcatctatttactgtggcaatgacaggtcatgcaaaggataaagggttcagctaccgcagcaagtatcaaatatgtcgttgttgtcctaatgcagtaaaagagagcaggggcgagagagtgggatcttatcggaatgaacaagggggttttgcttgcctggcacttctgaagataacattgagtcttcattagtgtcaacgatcacatcatcggtatcacgtctatcgagaggggacaaataccggcaaatacagaaaaacacgatcaatgcaatgcacaatatgatgcatgctatgacatggcaatatgaatgtgttttgggctaatgcacctaaaaccagattaaatgaagttggtttgaatctaaaattcaaattcaaactccatatgtgattaattaaatgccctttatatgatttgtgctaaacagtagtgctaagttgttctaacatgcatgaaaattgtacagatggattccttgaatttttctgataatttttcatatataaattatttaatttggagttacggttaattttttatgaattttagaagttttagctattttctggaaataataaatcatttaagaattatttaaattccagaaaacatttactgcgtcagcaatgcgtcaccgtgacgtcagcaagtcaacaggggtcggtcagggtcaaacctgacgtgtggggtccacacgtcagtgactaactaactaacctaattttaattagagcctgggcccgcatgtcagtgtcagcaaGGGGGGTAATtagttaaaataaactaaactaattaacaaggggggctggccccacctgtcatcgacccaggggggggtcaaacccctggtcaagagggcctaacccgccggcggtgagtcgccggcgaggccgaggcggcggaggccttcgggtttcgtgctccgacgaccaaacggacggaggaggggctctacgcgtagctgggagtcgcccgcatccatctgtgcaaacggcaggggctgaggtggcccgagctcaccgaaacggggcccgcggcggcgaccggagttcgggccagcacgggcacggggctacgcttggcgagcgagcgagctgagaggctgggcagcacctgctagtcatggggagcactaagagcagctcagtggggccaggggagcacggaggctatgcgtgcagcagcaatggcggacggtggcttcggtgctcgtggggaacggcgctacggcatggaggggagcatgctgagttaggggagagggtcagtgactcacggcgatgacgaggggacgctcggcgaggtcggggacggtccggagccggcgaatttgacgaagatggccggcgggtccgaggtagaagacgacggcgatggcggcgatgcagggcttccggagggctgtggatcggtgggaaggaagagggggtcgaggcggagctcctgggtgcatcggcgaggctaggggtggccggtggccatgggtacggcgacgatgacggcgagctccgctcggtggtgtgcgcgggagggaagcagaggagggaacggggtccaggggaagagaggggaggtgcagggggcgagggggggtgcgtggctccctcgggtgcctccagcggcgagcaggtaagcaggaggtggccggagcgtgcgcgcgcgcgtcgggcacacgccctcctgcctactggcaggaggttgaagacggtggcgaccacggtgggctgggccgcacagtgctggaccagcacaggagctgggccggctctggtgggctgcacgggtgaggccaggtaagtccaggtaagttctgttttatatttttctgttctgttttgttttattaatttattttgccactgttttgaattttaaaataattcaaacaatgccaaaaactcctctgaagattttatattgctagatggacttttccaaaagcttataaaatatttcaggggtatttgaaattatattctaattatatgaatataattcaaattcaaatagctagtgatttaaattcaaagtcccaaaaataaatccttaaaaatgttcaatattttggttgggaccagaacccttaccaaaaattatcaaacatttaagaagagccttttgaagtaatgaatgagatttctagggtttttgcccctcttttatttagggttttgaggcttccaatattcctcaattcaagtttcaaaaatatagacatgatgcacacctgaagctagcctagagcaatgccagaagctagggatgtgacagatatATTTACAAAAATCACGGTTTCCATTATATTTTTATTAAATGAATTGAAATATGTATTCAATATTTCTGGAATCAAGTGAAATAATTAAAATATGTGTTTGATACCTATTTCCATTTAGCTTCTTTTGAAATATTCCACTAATCACAAACTTTGCTTATTTGAAATATTTATCAAACAGATATTTCacttttttgaaatgtttttgaaTTATAAGTATCTCACTCATTTTATTACCTATTTCTATTTCGCTTTTCTAAATATTTCATAGGTCACATTTTTCACTTAGGTGGAATGTTTCACACCCAATTCACTAACAAAATATATTATTTCACTAACaaaatatatttatttttttaGAATCAATGCCGCCGCTTTATTTGGCCCTAAAGAGAGTCGTACTGTGGTATGGTTAGGAGTAGGTCCTCAGTCTATTCTAGACCGCATCCTTAGGGATTGTAACATTTCTTATACTTAATACAATTccctttaccccgcaaaaaaatgcCGGCACTTTATTACTTAAATGTAACTAGGGATCTCGTCCGAAATAGTCCCCCCAAAATGATATGTTCTGatgcatatactccctccattccaaattactcgtcgcaggaatggatatatctagaattaaaatacatctagatacatgcATACCTGCGATaagtaatttagaacggagggagtacttagttgTCTTCACTTTAAGATATGTTCTGACGCATATATACAAAACACGTAAGCACATAAAATATGTTCTGATGCATATacttagggctcctttgattcaaaggatatCTTTAGGATTTTTGAAGGATTGAAATCCTTAGAAATTTTTCCTATGTCggccctttgattcataggattggatcccataggaatttatcctatggaatcttttgtactacattttaTAAAAAACTAACATCCACTTCAACCTCTTTTTACATTTTATTTGTTTTTCATGTGGCATCAAACACTctttgctaatcttataggattcaagttgaCATGCCACTGTAATCCTATACTTTTCATATTcctacattttcaaaatcctgtgaatcaaagaggcccttagttgTCTTCGCTTTAAGCACATTTTGCTTTTGTATCATTTGGGGCAATGGATCATTTAGTTGGATGAAAAGTTGCACCGAAAAGGGAAAGGGGAACTCCGAACTAGCATATCGTTCGTTGGAATGGACGTCCGTAAATTACTTATTCCAACCTTAGTGTGGAAAGCAAAAaagggaaaggaaaaaaaacacctTGGTGTGGAAAGCAAAGAGGAAAAGGACATCCGAAAAGTGGAGATGGTCATGTGCACAAGACGTACATAGCTGGTCAATTCACTTTAAATCCCATCATAAATCATGGCGTGCATGCAGAAAAAAATACCGTTCATCTACTCGTCTCTCACACTGAAAATAATAATAAAGGGACTACTAAATCTCAATCGATACTATATTCGTGGGATCTTAATAATAATTCTACTCGTCTCTCAAACAGCAAGGATCGTCTCTCAAACAGCAGAGGAGCAAAGCACACGGCCACCACCGCAAATCAGTCTCACTGGGCCGCGGCCACCGGGTAACGATGCATGCAGCCCTCCCATGGCCCGCTGTCCAGAGGAACCGGCGACCGGATGCACACCCACACCGCGCTGTTGCACTTGAACCCTGACCCAAACCCGACCATCCACACACGGTCTCCCTTGCGCACGCGGCACTTGGCCTCCAGGTAGGCCAGCTCGTACCACGTCGAGCTGCTCGACGTGTTGCCGAACCGGTGCAGCGCCATGCGCGACGCCTCCACCTGCTTGTCCGACAGCCCGAGGCCGCGCTGCAGCTCGTCGATCACCGCACGGCCGCCCGCGTGGATGCAGAAGTGCTCGAACGCCATCCGGAAGTCGGGGACGCGCGGCTTGCTGCTGTCCTTCTGCCCCGCCATGAGCAGCAGCCTGCGCCTCGCGAGCGAGACCGCGTACGCAAGGAGCTCCGACGCCGGGAGCACGAGGGGCCCGAGCGCGGTCATGTGCGCCTTCAGCGTGTCGCCGGCCACGGGCATGACATCCTTGGACAGCGCGATGCCGCGCTCGCCCGCCGCGTCGTCCTCCTGCTGCACGCACCCGTAGGCGCGGTCGTCGTGCCCCGCGTGCGTGCGCACCACCCGGGCGAGGCGGTACTGCGCGTGCTGAGCCCGCGCGGAAGACGTGGACAGCACCACCGCGGACGCGCCCATCCGGAAGAGGCAGTTCTGCAGCAGCATCGCGCGCTCGTTGCCGGAGTAGTAATCCGAGGTGAGAATCTCCGTGGACACCACGAGCGCGTACCTGCACCTGTTATCGCACTGCAGGATGTTCTGCGCGAGCCCGATGCCGGCTATCCCGGCGCTGCACCCCATCCCGGAAAGGCTGAAGCACCGGACATCGCTGCGGAGCCCGTACCTGCGCACCACCATGTCAGCCATGGACGGCGTTGGGGCGAACAGGGTGCAGTTCACCACCACTACTCCGATGTCCTCGGCGCGGACGCCGCTCTTGGCGAGAACGGCATCGACGGCGGAGAATATCCCTTGCTCGGCCTCGGCGCGGGCCGCCTTGAGCGTCTTCTCCGGAGGGATGACGTGGCAGGCCGGCGGGAGGCATGTCTCCTCGCCGAAGCCCGAGCGCTCGATGAGGCGCGACTGGAAGCCCACGCTCTTGTCGTCAAAGCACGGCGCGAGCACGCTGTGCTCGATGTACTTGGAGAGCGGCACACGGAGGGCGGCCGGCGGCCGGAAGCATGCGTAGTCCACGAGGTACACCGCGCGCACCCTGGTCGACCTGATGTAGAGGGCTAGTACGACGGCGAGCAAAGTGAGGCCGGCATAGAGTGGGGTGCAGTGATGGACGGCGCTGCTTACAGTGGGTTTGAGCCAGGCGGTGAACCGCAGCGCGGCTGTGGCTGAGAAGGGGAAGGCGGCGAGGCTGAGGCGGTGGCTGGAGACAAAGCTGTATGCTGGCGCTAGGAAGCTGAGCGGGAGCGAAGTCGCCATTGTGGAGGAGTCCTAGGAGGCCGGATCGATTGTGATGGCTGTTGTCGATCCTTTGGGTCGAGAAGGAAGTGTATGTTTGATTGAAAGGCAGCGGGCCGGAGTTATATATATAGATAGACTGCTACAGATAAGTAGAAAaacgcccatgcgttgcaacgggttcATATTAAatttaagagttcaatatcaattatgttaatattatatttaatattctcatacatattaagtAACATTGACgatcttttttaccatcaaattctcataCATACacgctctccctcactctctctctccctttccctctccctccctctctctctaacacacacacatatctatCTTATTGGATACGGGACCATAATACATCTATTTCACACGCAcacgcgctagtgcataacaatataaATTATGTGTactatatttgccaccacaactgagggaacTAATTTCATGTAATCGGCTAGCCACAGCTCCATGACAAACAATACATCTAAATTCTCAGCGTTATTTTTATGTAACATTGGCGAGAGATAAACGATGGtgattgtttcctttgtttggagattgattaccatccgtgagttaagctgggtactaaagaagaatctgattgtgatacgtgaattgattgttgtcttgtatgtttggttttggtatttgaagattgattaccatccgttaGTTGGGTTACCAAAGAAGAAATCAATCATCACATGTAGAAAAAGGAACTACATTGCACATGCTTACACCTCATCTACTCGTGAGAATATATAGAATTGGAGCAAACAAAATAAGTGCAGACGAGAGATAAAACATCAATGAGGATCCCTAATGTCTTGACTAATATGTTGTCCTCCAGCTTGAGAAGCACCTACAAGGAAGGGCTAACATACAGAATCATGAGCCACTCAAATTTATGACTCACACAACTTCATCTTCAACCTGTTAATGATGCGTGAACCTCAACGTACCATGTGGTACTGTTGGAGGCCATGATGACCTGATGCACCTGTGACTCACCAACGTTCCAACATGCGCAACGCCTCCTGAAACGCCTTTGGCATCGCATGACAGAAGGTAGGAACGCGTTAAGAGCAACTGAGGCAAAACAACAAACAAGTGGCACCCCTCTTGTAAATATGTAACATTAATATCTTTTGTTAATTAAATACAGTAGAAGCCTCTCCTGTCGTTTCCTCCTAAAAAACAAAAGAATGGCGCAATTGAATGATGGTATCACACAATCCAACTCTTTACGGCAGCGAACTCCTTAATCTGCCTGGCCCTATTCTTATTCAAAAGGTTGTGCAACCAGGACCGGTTACTCCTACAATTTTGCTGTCGAGACACGACATATGTGATGCAATAAAGCACATGAAAGAGATGACGCCGCTGACGAGATCTTCGCGATTATATGTAACATAATCAAGCGGTGCTAGCTCAACTTTAGTGCCAATCAGCATAGCCTATTTAGCCGATATATttagatcaagtccagcacccctgcatcgacgtcgctgccgtcttcctcaaccttaggccaccgcgacattgccgttcgatccgcaccgccccgagctcccatgtcttcccctagggcgctattgacaccgccatgatcttctcttgcctttcccctgtttcccctctcgtttgctctcgttaggtatttcgccgtggccaagaaccgccgtccgccatggccattgcaggggtagccactgagctcctcagattgaccccgtggcacatgcccgctcctatgcacgcccatgcccgagcctgccgctcttcttccgggcccgcggggccactccctctccatgcccacgcccgtgctacaccgcgtcggtcgcgcccgccgctgccgtcacgctcgccgcagccaccgcaccactgttccccgcgcgacacacaccctggccgcgcgccacactctcgctggatgcgctcgccccgtctgctgccgcctatcccttcgctcgctccgctgtcgcgcccctgcctcgcgccgcctccagtcgtggccatcttctgtcggccgccccctcagccacgtTGGTCGCATCTCTGCCCTCCATTGTCGGtcgctcgcctcgcctgctgcgtGCTGCTTCCTactgctatgcgctgctctaccgctggtacgctgctgcgccatgccctcgacaccgccgtggacaaatgtggcagagggattgttaatggagtacgagaaggaggtggcggagaaggtgtggagaggcaggaggtctggggtggtgtcacctggctgtggtggaggtgtttatgcgagaaggagccggactggaaggagaggtcacaattgaaAAGAATCGCgaaaaaaatcataacccggagatctcatTCCAAAAAATGCTAATATCAATGGAGGGGTGAttttcttcaataggtggaaaacataggaaatattggttgttatcaaggaaaggtaaaaatttaggaaagttaggatttttgaactgatttctatgcaaatggggttttattgtttggtaacatgaTATCGGTACCTGctcgtttgtgacgtgtctgattaggaaagtttgcaaatattaagaaactatttattgggaggaaagttgtgacgtgtctgttatttgtttcctaaaacaaatttcactaataagagaaatcgattgatttagataagttaggaaagttagattaaaatgtattatttgtttcctgaaaatctattatttgtttcctaagacaaattgaaccaataaaaagaatcgattgatttgcataatttaaggaagttagatccatgatttgttatacgttatgaaagttctggttgtaataaagagtggagagaaaaataaaccgatggaccggggtgggagggggtggtgggaggagagacgaaaaaaacccagcgaaaataaaccACGGAGACTATTCACcgactcgtccattaggagtagagatttattgggaggaaagttgtgacgtgtctgttatttgtttcctaaaaagaatttcactaataagagaaatcgattgatttagataagttaggaaagttagattaaaatgtattatttgtttcctgaaaatctattatttgtttcctaagaaaaaatgaaccaataaaaggaatcgattgatttgcattattttaggaagttagatccgtgatttgttatacgttaggaaagttctggttgtaataaagagtggagagaaaaataaaccgatggactagggtgggaggggtggtgggaggagagacggaaaaaaaccagcgaaaaaaacccgcagagactattcaccaactcgtccattaggagtagagattcctGCCCTGAGCCTTTGAATATTCTCGCTACTGGC
The sequence above is drawn from the Triticum aestivum cultivar Chinese Spring chromosome 7A, IWGSC CS RefSeq v2.1, whole genome shotgun sequence genome and encodes:
- the LOC123150063 gene encoding 3-ketoacyl-CoA synthase 6-like; amino-acid sequence: MATSLPLSFLAPAYSFVSSHRLSLAAFPFSATAALRFTAWLKPTVSSAVHHCTPLYAGLTLLAVVLALYIRSTRVRAVYLVDYACFRPPAALRVPLSKYIEHSVLAPCFDDKSVGFQSRLIERSGFGEETCLPPACHVIPPEKTLKAARAEAEQGIFSAVDAVLAKSGVRAEDIGVVVVNCTLFAPTPSMADMVVRRYGLRSDVRCFSLSGMGCSAGIAGIGLAQNILQCDNRCRYALVVSTEILTSDYYSGNERAMLLQNCLFRMGASAVVLSTSSARAQHAQYRLARVVRTHAGHDDRAYGCVQQEDDAAGERGIALSKDVMPVAGDTLKAHMTALGPLVLPASELLAYAVSLARRRLLLMAGQKDSSKPRVPDFRMAFEHFCIHAGGRAVIDELQRGLGLSDKQVEASRMALHRFGNTSSSSTWYELAYLEAKCRVRKGDRVWMVGFGSGFKCNSAVWVCIRSPVPLDSGPWEGCMHRYPVAAAQ